A single Gammaproteobacteria bacterium DNA region contains:
- the hslV gene encoding ATP-dependent protease subunit HslV: MEQFRGTTILSVRRGNQVVIGGDGQVTLGNTVMKGNARKVRRLYQDRVLAGFAGGTADAFTLFERFEGKLEKYSGNLLRAAVEMAKDWRTDRVLRRLEALMAVADKTHSLIITGNGDVIEPENDGLIAIGSGGAFAQAAARALLDSTDLSAREIVERSLHIAGDICIYTNHNLRIEELASELLQD, from the coding sequence GTGGAGCAGTTTAGAGGGACAACCATCCTGTCAGTGCGCCGTGGCAATCAGGTGGTGATTGGTGGCGATGGCCAGGTCACCCTGGGTAATACCGTCATGAAGGGCAATGCGCGCAAGGTCCGTCGTTTGTATCAGGATCGCGTACTGGCCGGATTTGCCGGCGGCACTGCCGATGCGTTTACTTTGTTTGAACGCTTTGAAGGCAAGCTGGAAAAATATTCCGGCAATCTGTTGCGCGCAGCGGTGGAAATGGCCAAAGACTGGCGTACCGATCGAGTGCTGCGTCGCCTGGAAGCCTTGATGGCGGTGGCGGATAAAACCCACTCGCTGATCATTACCGGTAATGGCGATGTGATTGAGCCGGAAAACGATGGTTTGATTGCGATTGGTTCCGGCGGCGCGTTTGCGCAGGCAGCGGCGCGCGCCTTGTTGGACAGCACTGACCTGAGTGCTCGAGAAATTGTCGAACGCTCGCTGCATATTGCGGGCGATATTTGTATCTACACCAACCACAATCTGCGCATTGAAGAGTTGGCAAGCGAACTGTTGCAGGATTAG
- the ubiE gene encoding bifunctional demethylmenaquinone methyltransferase/2-methoxy-6-polyprenyl-1,4-benzoquinol methylase UbiE, producing the protein MSKSDQTTHFGFQTVGVNEKAAKVAEVFHSVADKYDIMNDALSFGVHRLWKRFAVEMVRARPGQRILDLAGGTGDLAAQMAPQVGAEGEVVVADINDSMLIVGRDRLLDKGIVGNVRYVQANAQCLPFPDNYFDCITIAFGLRNVTHKDQALASMYRVLKPGGKVLVVEFSKPTLPGLDKVYDFYSFKLMPKMGKLIADDEESYRYLAESIRMHPGQDELKQMMMDVGFERCDYHNLSGGIVAVHRGYKF; encoded by the coding sequence ATGAGCAAATCTGATCAAACTACCCATTTTGGTTTTCAAACGGTTGGCGTGAACGAAAAAGCAGCCAAGGTCGCTGAAGTTTTCCATTCGGTGGCAGACAAGTACGACATCATGAACGATGCCCTGTCGTTTGGTGTGCATCGTTTGTGGAAACGTTTCGCTGTGGAAATGGTGCGTGCCCGTCCGGGACAACGCATTCTTGATTTGGCCGGAGGCACGGGTGATCTGGCGGCGCAAATGGCACCGCAGGTTGGCGCTGAAGGTGAAGTGGTGGTGGCGGACATCAATGACTCGATGTTGATTGTCGGTCGTGATCGTTTGCTGGACAAAGGCATTGTTGGCAATGTGCGTTATGTGCAAGCGAATGCGCAGTGCCTGCCGTTTCCTGACAATTATTTTGACTGCATTACCATCGCGTTTGGTTTGCGCAATGTTACTCACAAAGATCAGGCGCTGGCGTCGATGTATCGTGTGCTCAAGCCCGGCGGCAAAGTGTTGGTAGTGGAATTTTCCAAACCCACGCTGCCCGGTTTGGACAAAGTGTACGATTTTTATTCCTTCAAGCTGATGCCCAAGATGGGGAAATTGATTGCCGATGACGAGGAAAGTTACCGTTATCTGGCCGAATCCATTCGCATGCATCCCGGTCAGGACGAACTGAAACAGATGATGATGGATGTTGGTTTCGAGCGTTGCGACTATCACAATCTGTCGGGTGGTATCGTGGCGGTGCACCGAGGTTATAAATTCTGA
- the xerC gene encoding tyrosine recombinase XerC, with protein MQPIAQQWQQDFQQHLAFERRLSPHTCKAYGRDLAEMVAFADQQNLTHWSDVHSQHVRLFVMYLNRRGLAAKSIQRMLSTLRVFYDFLLRKRLLKVNPVEAVTGPKVEKKLPSVLGVDELGQLLNFPQDDPLACRDLAMMELFYSSGLRLAELAGLTLDRLDLSAAQLRVIGKGNKERELPIGRFAVEALQRWLKVRAGMVEPDQQAVFVSQQGQRLSVRSIQQRLRQRGLQQGVTGRLYPHRLRHSFASHLLESSGDIRAVQELLGHANLSTTQIYTHLDFQHLAQVYDQAHPRARKTKDKP; from the coding sequence ATGCAGCCCATCGCGCAGCAGTGGCAACAGGATTTTCAGCAACATCTCGCGTTTGAACGCCGTCTTTCTCCGCACACCTGCAAGGCCTATGGCCGTGACTTGGCCGAGATGGTGGCGTTTGCCGACCAACAAAATCTAACCCATTGGTCCGATGTTCACAGCCAGCATGTGCGGCTGTTTGTGATGTATTTGAATCGCCGTGGTTTGGCGGCCAAAAGCATTCAGCGGATGCTGTCCACGTTGAGAGTATTCTATGATTTTTTACTGCGCAAACGCCTGCTCAAAGTCAATCCAGTCGAGGCCGTGACCGGCCCCAAGGTCGAGAAAAAACTGCCGTCGGTACTGGGCGTGGACGAACTGGGACAGTTGCTGAATTTCCCGCAAGATGACCCCTTGGCTTGTCGCGATCTGGCGATGATGGAGTTGTTTTATTCCAGCGGCTTGCGCCTTGCCGAGTTGGCAGGTTTGACGCTGGATCGGCTGGACTTGAGTGCCGCCCAATTGCGGGTGATCGGCAAAGGGAACAAGGAGCGCGAACTGCCCATTGGCCGCTTTGCGGTGGAGGCATTGCAGCGCTGGTTGAAGGTGCGAGCCGGCATGGTTGAGCCCGATCAGCAGGCCGTGTTTGTTTCTCAGCAGGGGCAGCGCCTGTCGGTGCGTTCAATTCAGCAGCGCCTGCGGCAGCGCGGTTTGCAGCAGGGTGTGACGGGCCGGCTTTATCCGCACCGGTTGCGACACTCGTTCGCCAGTCATTTGCTGGAATCCAGCGGTGATATTCGCGCGGTTCAAGAGCTGCTGGGCCACGCCAATCTGAGCACCACCCAAATCTATACTCACCTGGACTTTCAGCACCTGGCGCAAGTCTACGATCAGGCCCACCCCCGCGCCCGCAAGACCAAAGACAAGCCCTAG
- a CDS encoding DUF484 family protein, whose amino-acid sequence MTTIDHTEGRQMSTRLNEREIVEYLRKNPEFFNQHPELLADLKVPHQTGGAVSLIERQISVLRDDNRQLRQRIRELMEIARDNDVLMGKLHELSLVLIRSGSLDSFFRDLADYLKRDFSADFVAAKVFSTRDNETRAEFISPKADGIALFDSILARKKPVCGRFSQSQLAFLFGREAEQVGSAAVVPLVYKDSIGMFAVASHDRERFRAGMSTVFLAYLGEIGGSVLHRFLNR is encoded by the coding sequence ATGACAACCATAGACCACACCGAAGGCAGACAAATGAGCACGCGTTTGAATGAGCGTGAAATCGTCGAATATTTGCGCAAAAATCCGGAATTCTTTAATCAGCATCCGGAGTTGCTGGCAGATTTGAAAGTGCCTCACCAGACGGGTGGTGCCGTTTCGTTGATAGAGCGCCAAATTTCGGTACTTCGCGATGACAATCGACAGTTGCGTCAGCGTATTCGTGAACTGATGGAAATTGCCCGCGACAACGACGTGTTGATGGGCAAACTGCACGAGCTTAGTTTGGTGCTGATTCGTTCCGGCAGTCTGGACAGTTTTTTCCGTGATCTGGCCGATTATCTGAAGCGCGATTTTTCAGCGGATTTTGTAGCGGCCAAGGTATTTTCAACGCGGGACAATGAAACTCGCGCTGAATTTATTTCGCCTAAAGCCGATGGCATCGCATTGTTTGATTCCATTTTGGCGCGCAAGAAACCGGTGTGTGGTCGCTTCAGTCAATCGCAGTTGGCATTTTTGTTTGGTCGTGAGGCTGAGCAGGTGGGCTCTGCCGCAGTGGTACCGCTGGTGTACAAGGATTCCATTGGCATGTTCGCTGTTGCCAGCCATGACCGGGAACGGTTTCGTGCCGGCATGAGTACGGTATTTTTGGCGTATCTCGGTGAAATTGGCGGTTCGGTATTGCACCGCTTTCTTAATCGCTGA
- a CDS encoding DUF971 domain-containing protein — protein sequence MTQHVPTEIKLHQKSRKLEVSFDTGETFQLSCEFLRVFSPSAEVRGHGPGQETLQVGKKEVNIMHIEPVGSYGIKPFFSDGHQSGIYDWDTLYRMGRMQDELWQEYLQKLDAAGKSREPVIADSQGKKL from the coding sequence ATGACTCAGCACGTACCTACAGAAATCAAATTGCATCAAAAATCGCGCAAGCTGGAAGTCAGTTTTGATACTGGCGAAACATTCCAACTGAGCTGTGAGTTTTTACGTGTGTTTTCGCCCTCGGCAGAAGTGCGCGGTCATGGTCCTGGTCAGGAAACGCTGCAGGTTGGAAAAAAAGAAGTCAACATTATGCACATTGAGCCGGTCGGCAGTTACGGCATCAAACCTTTTTTCAGTGATGGTCACCAAAGCGGCATTTACGACTGGGATACGCTGTATCGCATGGGCAGAATGCAAGACGAACTTTGGCAGGAATATCTGCAAAAGCTGGATGCTGCGGGGAAATCACGCGAACCGGTGATCGCCGATTCTCAGGGGAAAAAATTATGA
- the hslU gene encoding ATP-dependent protease ATPase subunit HslU: MSEMTPREIVQELDKHIIGQSAAKRAVAIALRNRWRRSQLEETIRNEITPKNILMIGPTGVGKTEIARRLARLANAPFIKVEATKFTEVGYVGRDVESIVRDLMDAAIKLTREQAMVKVRARAEEAAEERILDALLPPPRRSVYDDRPAEQDASGTRQRFRKMLREGSLDDKEITIEVREAPMGVEIMTPPGMEDMTSQLQSMFQNLSAGRTKNRRMTVGEAQKVLADEEASKLVNEEDIKTQALHSVEQNGIVFLDEMDKICKRGETSGADVSREGVQRDLLPLVEGCTVSTKHGMIKTDHILFIASGAFHLSKPSDLIPELQGRLPIRVELQALSVSDFVRILTEPNHSLTEQYSALMSTEQVKLTFSQDGIQRLAEVAWEVNERTENIGARRLHTVLERLLESVSFDAGDHGQQTIMVDRAYVDAQLGELVINEDLSRYIL; this comes from the coding sequence ATGTCTGAAATGACTCCTCGGGAAATTGTTCAGGAACTGGACAAACACATCATCGGTCAAAGCGCCGCCAAGCGTGCGGTGGCGATTGCGTTGCGTAATCGCTGGCGCCGTTCGCAACTGGAAGAAACCATTCGCAACGAAATAACGCCTAAAAATATTTTGATGATTGGTCCGACCGGCGTAGGCAAAACAGAAATTGCGCGTCGTTTGGCGCGTTTGGCCAACGCACCGTTTATCAAGGTGGAAGCCACCAAGTTTACCGAAGTCGGCTATGTGGGCCGCGATGTTGAATCCATCGTCAGAGATTTGATGGATGCGGCGATCAAACTGACGCGCGAACAGGCGATGGTCAAAGTCAGAGCGCGCGCGGAAGAAGCTGCCGAAGAACGCATTCTGGATGCCTTGTTACCACCGCCACGTCGCAGCGTTTACGATGATCGTCCGGCAGAACAGGATGCCAGCGGTACGCGTCAGCGTTTCCGCAAGATGCTGCGCGAAGGTTCGCTGGATGACAAGGAAATTACCATCGAAGTGCGCGAAGCACCGATGGGTGTGGAAATCATGACGCCGCCGGGCATGGAAGACATGACCAGCCAACTGCAGAGCATGTTCCAGAATTTGTCTGCTGGCCGCACTAAAAATCGGCGCATGACTGTTGGTGAAGCACAGAAAGTGCTGGCAGATGAAGAAGCCTCTAAACTGGTGAACGAAGAAGATATTAAAACCCAGGCACTGCATTCGGTTGAGCAGAACGGTATTGTGTTTTTGGATGAAATGGACAAGATCTGCAAGCGTGGCGAAACCAGCGGCGCAGATGTGTCGCGTGAAGGTGTGCAGCGCGATTTGTTGCCACTGGTCGAGGGATGTACCGTTTCCACCAAACACGGCATGATTAAAACCGACCACATTTTGTTTATTGCCTCCGGCGCATTTCATTTATCCAAACCGTCGGATTTGATTCCCGAATTGCAAGGTCGTTTACCGATTCGTGTTGAGCTGCAAGCACTGAGTGTGAGCGATTTTGTGCGCATACTCACTGAACCCAATCACTCGTTAACCGAGCAATACAGCGCGTTGATGTCGACCGAGCAGGTGAAGTTAACTTTTTCTCAGGATGGCATTCAGCGATTGGCTGAAGTGGCGTGGGAAGTGAATGAACGCACTGAAAATATTGGTGCTCGTCGTTTGCACACGGTGCTTGAACGCCTGCTGGAAAGTGTCTCGTTTGATGCCGGCGATCATGGCCAGCAGACAATTATGGTTGATCGTGCCTATGTGGATGCCCAGTTGGGCGAACTGGTGATCAACGAAGATCTCAGTCGTTATATTTTGTAG